The stretch of DNA GAAAGCCCACGAAGGGATAGCGCACCGCCGGATAGAAACTGAACTTGGCCAAGGCGCAGGTGGCTTCGTTGCCGGTGGTCCAATTGCCTCCCGCCACCATGAAGAAGTCCGGATCGGATGCGGGAGTGGAAGTCCATTCCCACAGGTTCCCCGCCATGTCGTAGACGCCGTAATAGGATCGGCAAACCGGAAAGCGGCCGGAGCGCGCGGCCTCGGTCTCTTTGGCGGGGCAATCGTTCTCACGGTAACGCGCGCCGTACGGGTAGGCATCGTGGTCGGGCCCCTGGCAGGCCTCTTTCCATTCCGACGCGGTACACAGGCGTTTCCCCGCCGCGCGGCAGGAATCCTCCGCCTCCTTATGGTTCACGAAGGCGCGCGGGATCGATCCTTCGCTATCCGGCCATTCGTACTTGTCCATGCAAACCGCGCCCGCGGCCGAGGTCACGGGCACGCTCTCGCCCGCGCAGTCGCCCGGGTTCCGCTCGATCACGTAGTCCACGCGGATAGGCTGGGCCTGCCGCCCCAAGGAATCGATTCCGGAAATCCAGAGCGTCGCGTTCCGCTTGAAGACCAAGGTGTCTTCGTACGATTTGAAGTTGATGCTATCGGTGAGCGAGTACAGCACCACGCAGCCTTGCCTACAATGCAGGGTCACCCGCACCGAATCGAAATGGCGGCCGCCCCAGGGATCGGCCCATAGGTAGGGTCCCGAATCCGCCGGCGCCAGTACGCGGGCTTTAGCCGAGTCGGGGGACTTAGGCATGACGGGCGGTTTCGGTTTGGGTGCGGTGGGTTTAATCGGCTTGGGCGCCGGGGGCGCAGGCAGGGTTTCCGGCTTTGGCGCGGGAGGTTCGGGGGCGGGCCCCGCGTGCCCGCTTGGAGCGACGGTTGCCGGGGGAGGAGGCTCGGTTTGGCAGCGATGGAGGATCAGGGCCAGCAGCAAGATCAGGAGGAAAACCGTCGCGGCAAGCCAGCGGCGGCGGGGCGGCTTTCCGTCGGAAGTTCCGGCGGGACCGGAAGAACCGGCGGCCGGCGGGGTCGGAGGCGCGCTGTCCATGCGCGGGGTAAGATAGAAAGCCCATTTTCTATTTTCCTCCCATGCTCCGCGAACAGGCCGAAAGCCTCATTTCCGAATACGCCGCGTCCGAACATTTCCTGTTGCTCGAAGGGCCGGCCAAGGACCAAATCGAAAGCCTGCTCGGGGCCTTCTTCCGGGAAGCGGCCGCCCGCGGCCCGGAAACTCTCGCCGATCTCAAGGCCAAGCACGTTGAAGCGGTCTTGTTGGAAGCCATGCCGCGCCTGGATCTTCCCGCGGAAGCGAAGCGAGACGTACCCGATCAACTGGAAGCCTTCTTCGCCTTCCTGAAGGACTCGGGGCGCTTTCCGCCCGCTGGGGCCTGGCGCATGTGCGTGGAAACGATAAAGCCGCGCTACCTGGCGGGACTGCGGGCCAATGGCTCGGCGAAGGGGACGACCTTCAAAAAGCAATACACCGACGTGGGCCGGAACGATCCTTGCCCGTGCGGCAGCGGGAAGAAATTCAAGAAGTGCTGCATGGAGTTGATCCAGTAGCTTCCCTCGGCGCGCCGCCCGCGGCCTTGACAGGGCCCTGGGGAATTCCCATCTTTAGGCCCCTGCATTCGGCCGGGTTCGTCCCGCCGGATAATCGCCCGTGCCCGGGTGGTGGAATTGGCAGACACGCAAGATTCAGGTTCTTGTGATCGCAAGGTCGTGGGAGTTCGACTCTCCCCTCGGGCACCAACTTCCCTCTCAGGCAAATCCCCGTAGAACCAGAACTTAAAAGCCCAAAAGGGCCGTCAACGATACCGCATGGGATGCGGCGTGCCCGCAGAGGCGGTGGCTGATTTCGTGCATGATATCTGTTTCTTTCCGGCCTTTTGATTTAATATATGTTTAAATATGGTTTAATATGGTTTAAACTATATTATAATATGTCTTATGAAGATCCGAAAAACATACCCGTCCCCTGTCGAAAAAGCCCTTAAAAGGCTCGGGATCGATCTTTCCGAAGCACGCCGCCGTCGCCGCATTCCCGCGGCTCTCTTGGCTGAGCGTGCCGGAATCCACGTCCTGACGCTCAGTAAAATCGAACGCGGCGATCCCGGAACCTCCATGGGCGCATATGCGAGCACCTTGTTTGCCTTGGGCTGGATAGACGCTCTAGGCAGCCTTGTGGACCCGGCAAAAGACGCTCTGGGACTGTCCCTAGAAAGCGAACGGCTACCCCAGCGGGTCCGGTTGCCGCGGACACGGTAGAAACGGCGCAATGGAACGGATGATTTATGTCCACGTTGATTGGCAAGGCCAGCCGGTATTGGCCGGGCGGCTTTGGATGCGCATGCGAAAAGAAAAGCCTTCCGCCTCTTTCGAATACGATGCCGCCTGGCTGAAGCGGCCCGAGAAGTTTTCCTTGGATCCGGCCCTCGCCGCAGCTCCGGGCCCCTATCATACCGTGGCGGACCAAGCCGTATTCGGGACCATCGGCGATTCAGCGCCCGACACCTGGGGCCGAAAATTGATGCGGCGCGCGGAACGTATCGACGCCAAGAAAGAGGGCCGACCGGCTCGCACCTTGGTGGAGGCGGATTTCCTCTTGCAAGTGGACGACAGGTCCCGTCAGGGCGCCCTTCGCTTTTCCGAAATTCCTTCGGGACCTTTCCTAGCGGTTCCGGATGCCTCTCCGGTTCCCCCATTGATTGCGTTGCCGAAACTCCTTAAGGCCACTGAACGGCTTGAAAAGGAGGAGGATGGGACAGCCGACTTGCGACTCCTGCTCGCTCCAGGCTCTTCCCTCGGAGGAGCCCGGCCGAAGGCCTCCATCCTGGATCGGAATGGGCGATTGTCCATTGCCAAATTTCCGAAGCCGGATGACGATTATGACACTGTGCGCTGGGAAGCAACGGCCTTGGCCCTGGCGGCCCGCGCGAAAATCCCTGTTCCAAGCTGGCGACTCGAACTGGTGAACAAAAAGCCCGTACTCATTCTGGGCCGCTTTGACCGGAACGCCGCCGGTCGCATTCCCTTCCTATCCGCCATGAGCATGCTTGGGGCCAAGGACGGGGAGCAGAGAAGCTACCCGGAAATCGGCGATTGCCTGCGTCGATTCGGGGCAAACCCCACCGAAGACCTTCGCGCGCTCTGGCGGCGCATGGTCTTTAATATTCTGATATCGAACACGGACGATCATTTGCGCAACCATGGATTCCTCTATGAGGGGCAGCGCGGATGGCGCCTTTCACCGGCTTATGATTTGAATCCGATACCCAGCGATATCAAACAGCGGATCCTATCCACTGCTATTTTTGAGGACGACGCCCAAGCCTCCATGGATACGGCGTTCTCAGTAGCGGACCGATTCGCCATGACTCGACAAGAGGCGGCGGGTATTGCGCGCGAAGTCGGGAAAGCGGTCTCGAACTGGCGGGAGGAGGCGAAGAAGACTGGGCTTGGGGCGGGGGCGCAGGAGCGGATGGAGTCGGCATTTGAGCATGAGGATGCCGCTTTGGTCTTGAAGGGGGAATAAGCGTAATTCTCTCAGCGCTGCCCGAACTTCAATAAACCGCGAGGCTCCGGGTCCGGCTCTCTCCGCCGGCCGTTAGGCGTAGATAATATACGCCTTTAGGGAGATCCTCCCGCAATCGGGCGGAATGCCCGCCCTTATCGAAAGCGCCGCGCAACAAGACGGATTCCTTGCCCCGGACATCGCATAAGCTTAAGCTGATTTCGGCCCTGTTCCGGAGGAAGAAGGAGACGCGGTCGCCGGGATGGAAGAGCGACCCCAGGGGAAAACCGGTTTCCGGCTGACGGCTTGAGGGGCGGAGATCGGTCGGCAATTCAGACAAGCGGAGTTTCCACACCTCGCCGCGGGCTCCGACGAACAGGGTGGAATCGTACACCATCATGGAATAAAGATCGCCTTTGATCGATCCGTTGTCGATCCGCGTCCAATTGTCCCCGCCGTTCCGGGAACAGAATACTCCGCCCGTGGCTCCAGCGAACAAGTAAGGGCCGCTGGCCAAGAGCGAGTAGACATCCGGTTGCGTCAGGCCGTTGTTGATCAGCGTCCAGGTAAGGCCATTGTCCCGCGAGCGGTAGATGCCGTCATTATACCTGAAGCCCGCGGCGAACAATTGGGAGCCGCTCATCGCAAGGTTTTGGCTGCGGCCTACCGCGAGCGAATCGTTCATCTCGGTCCAGGAATCGCCGCCGTCCCCGGAGCGGAAAATGCTCCCCATCGATCCGGGGGCATTCAAGGTCCCGGCGATGAGGATGGACCCGTTGACCAGAAAGGAGCTTACGCGCTTGAGCGTCAAACCGTTATTAATCGGGGTCCAGGACCGGCCGTTGTCGGGCGAGCGGAAGACTCCGGAATCATCCGTTGCGACGAATAGGGTGTTAGCCCCGACCCCGAGGATGGGAAAAACGGAGGTGGGCAGGCCGGCGCTGGCATCGGTCCAGGTTTCGCCGTTGTCTTGGGTGCGGAGTACTTTCCACGCGACAACGGCGGCGTATACGCCGGAGCCGTTGGCCGCAACGGAATTGACGGTGTTGTCCAGCCCCAGGTTCGTGATATGCGTCCAGGTGTTCCCGGTATCATCGGAGCGGAAAAGCCCTCCCACGGTTGCGGCGAAGATGGACTTGCCGCTCACCGCGAAGGAATAGAAATACTCCGCTTCCGGCACATCGCTTCGCTTCCAATCCGCGCGGCCCGGCGCGGCGGCCATCAGAATGGATGCCAACAGTCCGCCAAGTCGAACCATGTCCAGCCCTCCGCGTCGCTTTTCCGAAATGTACTTCGAAAATTAGGGGAGACAGTTCGCGTTCCGCTTCACTAGATTTTGACCCCAGAAAAAGGGGTCTAAATGTCAAAACGGGTATTAGGGCTGGCGGCGGCGGCGCTGTTGGCCGCTTGCGGGTCCAACCAAGCGCTCCTGGCGCGGCGCAACCAGAGCGAAGCGCAACAACTACAGCAATATTGCCACAAGGCCGGAGTGAACAATCCCCAGACCGCCAAGGCGGATCAAACTTTGCAGTCGGCTACAGCGCATCTCGCCGATGGCAAGGAGGAGCAGGCGGCGTCGGAATCCGATTTGGCCGCAACCTTGTATC from Fibrobacterota bacterium encodes:
- a CDS encoding SUMF1/EgtB/PvdO family nonheme iron enzyme yields the protein MPKSPDSAKARVLAPADSGPYLWADPWGGRHFDSVRVTLHCRQGCVVLYSLTDSINFKSYEDTLVFKRNATLWISGIDSLGRQAQPIRVDYVIERNPGDCAGESVPVTSAAGAVCMDKYEWPDSEGSIPRAFVNHKEAEDSCRAAGKRLCTASEWKEACQGPDHDAYPYGARYRENDCPAKETEAARSGRFPVCRSYYGVYDMAGNLWEWTSTPASDPDFFMVAGGNWTTGNEATCALAKFSFYPAVRYPFVGFRCCQEPSKGKAPPKSP
- a CDS encoding SEC-C domain-containing protein; amino-acid sequence: MLREQAESLISEYAASEHFLLLEGPAKDQIESLLGAFFREAAARGPETLADLKAKHVEAVLLEAMPRLDLPAEAKRDVPDQLEAFFAFLKDSGRFPPAGAWRMCVETIKPRYLAGLRANGSAKGTTFKKQYTDVGRNDPCPCGSGKKFKKCCMELIQ
- a CDS encoding type II toxin-antitoxin system HipA family toxin, producing the protein MERMIYVHVDWQGQPVLAGRLWMRMRKEKPSASFEYDAAWLKRPEKFSLDPALAAAPGPYHTVADQAVFGTIGDSAPDTWGRKLMRRAERIDAKKEGRPARTLVEADFLLQVDDRSRQGALRFSEIPSGPFLAVPDASPVPPLIALPKLLKATERLEKEEDGTADLRLLLAPGSSLGGARPKASILDRNGRLSIAKFPKPDDDYDTVRWEATALALAARAKIPVPSWRLELVNKKPVLILGRFDRNAAGRIPFLSAMSMLGAKDGEQRSYPEIGDCLRRFGANPTEDLRALWRRMVFNILISNTDDHLRNHGFLYEGQRGWRLSPAYDLNPIPSDIKQRILSTAIFEDDAQASMDTAFSVADRFAMTRQEAAGIAREVGKAVSNWREEAKKTGLGAGAQERMESAFEHEDAALVLKGE